In the Wyeomyia smithii strain HCP4-BCI-WySm-NY-G18 chromosome 2, ASM2978416v1, whole genome shotgun sequence genome, one interval contains:
- the LOC129721476 gene encoding uncharacterized protein LOC129721476 isoform X3 — protein MAAPFSNMSFSNNNNNNNDGWGDNWGDWADTSITQAKSILPSQPPAGHNQTYFQPQQQYPSQHMDQSNRNFMPGTGQGNQQPMTYQNYTGPSPSMQQQHFQPPFQQQPYHPQQYGQTSTQTGYFNQAPSPRVSSYPSASTPQQLQSQPTNQAYNQTISDSFNTSNSDSWDWSVPENHPASNTITQPTVESSIQQNALRDNYSQSYSQNVSSNTFSLPGGANNTQQQPLQQQQVQPSKVQAAQITRLKNETLSPQWSIESQVSQTSSDRSIESGEIAESRSSNTLPSDDASSGRQHTFPQQIENYENIGSYGGQYSAQATEVPDKLDETLSSLSIKQEAVQEEKQADTYRESSFPPPPPSIASNQQTDGIILPPPKASSKTPPLPPPPTEVGPPPAALKGQTSNPFKRVGQRPHVSTPGLVSKPSVPANPNYFHPNPSHDIAANVENLTPENQEIPDSREDNVENLEIAPSNDRNQYLQTGHLSEEGYTGPQPASIRPNEQQQCEDSLPPPGLSRYVPGQQQSEINASQTSQNFPEPPPGLDRMIPGTDLENATDMNMDRQIDGEVSDSASNTMTRSNNFQTVSSSQHHDHHHHHHHHRQEEISDRNLYLVPGESDTHHNQQRFIPGVEDDRSTQMSMGSSSYVAQHQPAGDSAVNEEQRELVMDGENPHDPPQQQPIHIDISRDGPIEGGNTRDEPVNAMTVGATAIGMVETDSNLALDTARRNPSNTSTADESEKDRSMFYGKGKLSRRDEDPLRRSNKSKSSRDRYDTEDSDYSDRERRRHEREGSGARDGQPRDRRRADRDGDKERRKEGVRERDKDREYDHRNRDRNRYDRDHDRERERYRRGDKHDRDSRYETDGSKYETERSMRYEKEGDSSKRYMSREEYYRKREERGGDDRRYRKEKERDRGDRYRDDRKRDDRYREGGDKRRDRHDRRYDYEDYRTGSRNGTDRDRDRERDRMRDSRERDERKERKYPQAGVNGAAPYGATGYYDPYSYYTQHQQYYEQLRRTNPQAYAEWYRTYYSQIQSAQMQRDLLTSDGRESVHSGRSSTNDKERLDNTDGSLRQEPATMEIMEPERLTPRKFPEIHSIVSISCGLLVTAKNRLTINGTTDLVKILSLGAHEPTRKLFQSYPGPLTKDKTHKKSVIEFCEEQLRCGPPPTAGQALVKSRGNSVNSLHSLGSSVNRGSFALLWGYIILLLRQNGTFVGTDISELLMNNKREFPFDSQQNSARSTNISGRNSSLSATDRKPREGDGERRFDDDETEDNAENLSGDTDRMPLIEKKEHLSESEITDKFRSYLIYGNITDALEWATESNLWGHALFLASKVDSRQHANVMMKFANKLTLNDPLQTLYQLLSGRTPSAVTCVQDEKWGDWRPHLAMLVSNSSAKPELIKKSITTLGDSLYNRGDLYAAHFCYLLSDVAFGRFSDVKQDAGVTITATTAVRLVLLGSSHLQRSFKEFSTNESIMMTEIYEYARSLNEERYTIVELQYYKYLLACRMLDHGMQLKCLLYMEQIAEQIQNDPYRFDAEFIKKVYTLGDRLKYYDPVLEKALDESVDNTGRGNIYTNVEDPTWLRQLCAILNNYNTADACNYRNKPVTEVPHEYSTEQYGNYTGYTEPQQQVQPIGQEQSYGLEQLDINKQFTEINQQLGQLNLQYTEGFDQRHTPNHHQYDHQTAAPSYDQGYDSINHSSLLDDGQPKQVMEQQHQPHPYGYDGSSGQPGMFVPTPVANQEAQQHANPYDYWGPNAEPGSNLSASALVKRGASPARSITPIGTTQDTEDKSCDIPYSLSPPPDGNSNVPYETHATLPYGYNAEASSVPGGGDPFTYMPKPSISMPNAVSNRPGFSNEDSKLSPKHGSNQMQNQSQPTTAGQTKMGNEQAKKDPPGKENKALGNNQSNNSGWFGGIWNKFSLKPKNQMILPDDKNPTIVWDPETKRWVNTESDATEEEAFKPPPKMSDIMPNTVLPPTNQSPVPVEVAPVPVQVPSNTGYGLLAQGNNNEAVNQQAAPTSNAHQPGPKLGEPTKVPNLQSNMFKMQRNRTLKKSYVDVFNPSGAAPSRPVEPILAPTLPTITTPQGGFFVPGPAPMGGQPSENQPEGGPQFYNPNQYAGAYQQ, from the exons ATGGCTGCGCCTTTTTCTAATATGTCATTCtctaataacaacaataacaacaatgaCGGTTGGGGAGATAATTGGGGTGATTGGGCAGATACATCGATTACGCAAGCAAAATCGATACTACCCTCGCAGCCGCCAGCAGGCCACAACCAAACATACTTTCAACCCCAACAACAGTATCCTTCCCAGCATATGGATCAGAGCAACCGAAATTTCATGCCTGGCACTGGACAAGGAAACCAGCAGCCTATGACTTATCAGAATTACACCGGTCCTTCCCCATCGATGCAACAACAACATTTTCAGCCCCCTTTTCAACAACAGCCGTATCATCCTCAACAATATGGTCAGACTTCAACCCAAACAGGCTATTTCAATCAAGCACCTTCTCCGAGAGTTTCGTCCTATCCTTCTGCTTCAACGCCACAGCAATTGCAAAGTCAACCAACGAACCAAgcatacaatcaaactatttccGATAGCTTCAATACCAGCAACAGTGACAGCTGGGATTGGAGTGTTCCGGAAAATCATCCAGCATCGAACACCATAACGCAACCGACCGTTGAGTCCTCTATCCAACAAAATGCACTCCGGGATAACTACAGTCAAAGTTATTCGCAAAACGTCTCTTCTAATACCTTCAGTTTACCTGGTGGCGCAAATAATACTCAGCAGCAACCACTACAGCAACAGCAGGTGCAACCTTCTAAGGTTCAGGCCGCTCAAATAACTCGTCTTAAAAATGAAACACTTTCACCGCAGTGGTCCATCGAAAGTCAAGTTTCGCAAACGTCTAGCGATCGATCGATTGAAAGCGGAGAAATTGCAGAGAGCAGAAGTTCCAATACCTTGCCATCGGACGACGCATCATCCGGTAGGCAGCATACTTTCCCGCAGCAGATAGAAAATTACGAAAACATTGGTTCTTATGGTGGGCAATATTCCGCTCAAGCTACAGAAGTTCCGGATAAACTAGACGAAACACTAAGTTCTCTAAGTATCAAGCAAGAAGCAGTGCAAGAAGAGAAACAAGCAGATACGTATAGAGAATCGTCTTTCCCACCACCTCCACCATCAATCGCGAGTAATCAACAAACGGATGGCATTATATTGCCACCTCCAAAAGCTTCATCAAAAACACCACCTTTACCGCCGCCTCCGACTGAAGTCGGACCACCTCCGGCAGCTTTAAAAGGGCAAACCAGTAATCCGTTTAAGCGGGTAGGCCAACGTCCACATGTTTCAACACCCGGTTTAGTTTCCAAACCTTCTGTGCCAGCAAATCCGAACTATTTTCATCCAAACCCTTCGCACGATATTGCAGCTAACGTTGAAAATCTTACCCcagaaaatcaagaaattcccGATTCTCGCGAGGATAATGTCGAAAATTTGGAAATAGCTCCAAGTAACGATCGCAATCAGTATTTGCAAACAGGTCATTTATCGGAGGAGGGGTATACCGGTCCTCAGCCAGCATCGATTCGGCCAAATGAGCAGCAACAATGTGAGGATAGTCTTCCACCGCCGGGTCTCTCACGCTATGTCCCCGGTCAACAGCAATCGGAAATCAATGCCTCGCAAACCAGTCAAAATTTTCCGGAGCCTCCTCCTGGGCTTGATCGTATGATACCTGGAACTGATCTCGAAAATGCAACCGATATGAATATGGACCGTCAAATCGATGGCGAAGTGTCAGATTCCGCTTCGAATACTATGACACGTTCTAACAACTTTCAAACTGTGTCTTCATCTCAACACCACGACCACCAccatcatcaccatcaccatCGGCAAGAAGAAATTAGTGATCGAAATTTGTATTTAGTCCCTGGGGAGAGTGACACTCATCATAACCAACAACGTTTTATCCCAGGTGTGGAAGACGATCGATCCACACAAATGAGTATGGGCAGTAGCAGTTATGTTGCTCAACATCAACCTGCTGGGGACAGCGCAGTAAACGAGGAACAACGTGAGCTAGTGATGGACGGTGAAAATCCTCACGATCCACCTCAGCAACAACCCATTCATATTGACATTAGTCGCGATGGGCCTATCGAAGGTGGTAACACTAGAGATGAACCCGTTAATGCCATGACCGTTGGTGCAACTGCCATTGGAATGGTAGAAACAGACTCCAACCTCGCATTAGATACAGCGCGTCGAAATCCGTCCAATACATCAACCGCGGACGAAAGCGAGAAAGATCGGTCGATGTTTTATGGCAAGGGAAAGCTCTCGCGCCGCGATGAGGATCCTTTGCGCCGCTCGAACAAGAGCAAGAGTTCCCGAGATCGTTACGATACGGAAGATTCGGACTATAGTGATCGTGAAAGAAGACGGCACGAAAGAGAGGGAAGTGGTGCTAGGGATGGCCAACCCAGGGATCGTAGAAGGGCCGATCGAGACGGCgataaagaaagaagaaaagaagGTGTACGTGAACGGGATAAAGATCGGGAATACGATCATCGAAATAGAGATCGAAATAG ATATGACCGAGATCACGATCGCGAACGTGAACGCTACCGGCGAGGTGATAAGCATGATCGTGATTCTCGTTACGAAACCGATGGATCCAAATATGAAACTGAACGATCAATGCGATACGAAAAGGAGGGAGATAGCAGCAAACGTTATATGTCCCGAGAAGAATACTACAGGAAACGAGAGGAGCGGGGTGGAGATGACCGTCGTTATCGCAAAGAGAAAGAGCGCGATCGAGGAGATCGCTACAGAGATGATAGAAAAAGAG atgatcgctaccgtgaAGGCGGAGATAAGCGACGCGATCGTCATGACCGACGATATGATTACGAGGACTATCGCACAGGTAGCCGTAACGGTACTGATCGGGACCGAGACCGTGAGCGTGATCGTATGCGTGACAGTCGAGAACGCGATGAGCGCAAAGAACGCAAATATCCCCAGGCAGGAGTGAATGGTGCTGCGCCGTATGGTGCTACCGGGTATTATGACCCGTACAGCTATTATACACAGCATCAGCAGTACTATGAGCAATTGCGTCGTACCAATCCGCAAGCATATGCCGAATGGTATCGTACTTACTACAGTCAAATCCAGTCGGCTCAAATGCAACGAGATTTACTAACAAGCGACGGTCGCGAATCAGTACATTCGGGACGCAGTTCAACTAACGATAAGGAACG ATTGGATAACACTGATGGCTCACTGCGACAGGAACCTGCTACAATGGAGATAATGGAACCGGAACGTTTGACTCCCCGAAAATTCCCGGAAATACATTCTATTGTCAGCATCTCATGCGGGCTATTGGTCACAGCGAAGAATCGACTAACCATCAATGGAACAACCGATTTGGTGAAAATTCTTAGCTTAG GTGCTCACGAACCAACACGAAAACTTTTTCAATCCTATCCGGGTCCACTAACAAAAGACAAAACGCATAAAAAATCTGTAATTGAGTTCTGTGAAGAGCAATTGCGCTGTGGACCACCTCCGACCGCTGGTCAAGCGCTGGTTAAATCTCGAGGCAACTCGGTCAATAGCCTTCACTCTTTGGGGTCTAGTGTAAATCGTGGGTCATTCGCCCTACTTTGGGGTTACATTATTCTTCTGTTGAGACAAAATGGG ACATTCGTTGGAACAGATATTTCTGAATTGCTCATGAATAACAAGCGTGAATTTCCATTCGATTCGCAACAAAACAGTGCACGATCGACGAACATCAGTGGTAGAAATTCTTCCTTATCTGCAACTGACCGTAAGCCACGTGAAGGTGATGGCGAAAGACGTTTCGATGATGACGAAACAGAGGATAATGCAGAGAATCTTTCCGGAGATACCGATCGAATGCCTTTGATCGAGAAAAAAGAACATCTAAGTGAGTCTGAGATCACGGATAAATTCCGAAGTTATTTGATTTACGGTAATATTACCGACGCATTAGAGTGGGCCACCGAAAGCAATCTGTGGGGACATGCTTTGTTTCTTGCTTCCAAAGTTGACTCACGGCAGCATGCTAACGTTATGATGAAGTTCGCTAACAAGCTTACGTTAAATGATCCACTTCAGACGCTGTATCAATTGCTTAGTGGGCGAACGCCTTCGGCAGTAACTTGTGTGCAAGATGAAAAGTGGGGTGACTGGCGACCGCATCTGGCCATGCTGGTATCGAATAGTTCCGCCAAACCGGAGCTTATTAAAAAGTCAATAACAACGCTGGGCGATTCTCTGTACAATCGAGGTGATCTGTATGCGGCACACTTCTGCTATTTACTATCAGATGTGGCTTTTGGAAGGTTTTCGGATGTGAAACAGGATGCTGGCGTCACCATAACTGCTACTACGGCTGTTCGCTTGGTTTTGCTAGGATCTTCTCATCTGCAGCGAAGCTTTAAAGAATTCTCAACCAATGAATCGATCATGATGACGGAAATTTACGAATACGCACGGTCACTGAATGAGGAACGTTACACGATCGTTGAGTTACAG TACTACAAATATTTACTAGCATGTCGAATGTTGGATCACGGAATGCAGCTTAAATGTCTACTTTACATGGAACAAATTGCTGAACAAATTCAAAATGATCCTTACCGCTTCGATGCTGAGTTTATCAAAAAG GTTTACACACTGGGCGACCGACTTAAGTATTACGACCCTGTACTTGAGAAAGCGTTGGATGAATCGGTTGACAACACTGGTCGCGGCAATATTTATACAAATGTAGAAGATCCTACCTGGTTGCGGCAATTATGCGCAATATTAAATAATTATAAT ACTGCAGATGCATGCAACTATAGGAACAAGCCGGTAACAGAAGTACCTCATGAATACAGTACTGAACAGTACGGTAATTACACGGGTTACACAGAACCTCAACAGCAGGTACAACCTATAGGACAGGAACAGTCGTACGGATTGGAACAGTTAGATATAAACAAACAGTTTACAGAGATAAACCAACAGCTTGGGCAGTTGAACCTGCAGTACACCGAAGGATTTGATCAAAGGCACACTCCCAATCATCATCAGTATGATCATCAAACCGCTGCTCCCAGTTATGATCAGGGATATGACTCGATCAACCATTCGTCACTATTAGACGATGGTCAACCTAAACAAGTGATGGAACAGCAGCATCAACCGCATCCCTATGGTTACGACGGTTCATCCGGGCAACCGGGAATGTTCGTACCCACTCCTGTAGCCAACCAGGAAGCTCAACAACACGCCAATCCTTATGACTATTGGGGACCGAACGCCGAG CCGGGTTCAAACCTATCCGCGTCCGCGCTTGTTAAAAGAGGTGCCTCACCAGCACGTTCGATCACACCTATTGGAACTACACAAGACACTGAGGACAAATCTTGTGATATACCTTACAGTCTGTCACCGCCCCCCGATGGCAACAGTAACGTTCCATATGAAACACATGCCACTCTACCGTATGGCTATAATGCCGAAGCTTCTTCTGTTCCGGGCGGTGGTGATCCGTTCACCTAC ATGCCAAAACCTTCCATATCGATGCCTAATGCAGTTTCTAACCGACCTGGGTTCAGCAACGAAGACAGCAAATTATCACCCAAGCATGGATCAAACCAAATGCAAAATCAATCGCAGCCTACTACTGCTGGACAGACGAAAATGGGTAACGAGCAAGCCAAAAAGGATCCACCGGGCAAGGAAAATAAAGCGTTGGGTAACAATCAGAG CAACAATTCCGGCTGGTTCGGTGGAATTTGGAACAAATTCTCTTTAAAGCCAAAAAACCAAATGATTCTTCCGGACGACAAAAACCCAACG ATCGTATGGGACCCTGAAACAAAACGGTGGGTGAACACAGAATCAGATGCCACTGAAGAAGAGGCTTTCAAACCTCCTCCGAAAATGTCCGATATAATGCCGAATACTGTTCTGCCACCAACAAATCAAAGTCCAGTTCCGGTTGAAGTTGCGCCGGTACCGGTACAAGTACCCTCAAACACAGGTTACGGATTATTGGCACAAGGAAACAACAACGAGGCGGTCAATCAGCAGGCAGCTCCCACAAGCAATGCTCATCAACCAGGCCCCAAATTAGGCGAACCCACAAAGGTTCCTAACCTACAGTCCAACATGTTTAAAATGCAAAGAAACCGAA CCCTCAAAAAATCCTATGTCGACGTATTCAATCCATCCGGCGCAGCACCAAGCCGACCGGTAGAACCTATTTTGGCACCTACATTGCCGACGATTACAACACCTCAAGGTGGATTTTTTGTCCCCGGGCCAGCTCCCATGGGTGGACAACCTAGCGAAAATCAACCAGAG GGAGGGCCTCAGTTCTACAATCCAAACCAATATGCcggtgcgtaccagcagtaa